A DNA window from Castanea sativa cultivar Marrone di Chiusa Pesio chromosome 7, ASM4071231v1 contains the following coding sequences:
- the LOC142644040 gene encoding uncharacterized protein LOC142644040: MARLKSTSNLNVSVSQMDKENNSNNHHLLLGGELLSPSRPLLPPLLRYLRNRSGSPPLPLSPLDNIAWSPNNNSPTHYAMTPIKVDEDGTLVMDGILLPSTGTAGRFSRSSTSAADSSPSSSSSSSSSGGRSLNKTDICRSWEDSGTCRYGFKCQFAHGKEELRPPRFSARNKSDSSINRSKSRFLNQIMAAGGGMTIQTESPTKLPVDDTSCKIPTTTISIITSRDDWSPQVDGIEVVLPHSSTAEPPSQKVVDAYIHGILYGPSTRKRLPVFAEICSE; this comes from the exons ATGGCTCGGCTGAAGAGTACTAGCAACCTAAACGTCAGCGTTTCGCAGATGGACAAGGAgaacaacagcaacaaccaCCACTTGCTATTGGGAGGAGAGTTATTGTCACCGTCACGGCCACTGCTGCCACCGCTCCTCAGGTACCTCCGTAACAGGAGCGGTTCTCCGCCTCTCCCTCTGTCACCACTGGATAACATTGCTTGGTCGCCTAATAATAATTCCCCCACTCATTACGCCATGACGCCGATCAAGGTCGACGAGGACGGGACGCTTGTCATGGATGGGATTTTGCTCCCCTCTACTGGAACTGCTGGAAGGTTCTCTAGGTCTTCTACATCTGCTGCTGATTCTAGTCCTTCCTCCTCCTCATCTTCGTCGTCATCAGGTGGGAGGAGTCTGAATAAGACTGACATTTGCCGCTCTTGGGAGGATTCTGGAACCTGCCGCTATGGCTTCAAATGCCAG TTTGCACATGGAAAGGAAGAGCTCCGTCCACCTCGTTTCTCTGCAAGGAACAAATCTGACTCAAGCATTAATAGGTCAAAGAGTCGTTTTCTTAATCAGATCATGGCAGCAGGAGGGGGGATGACAATCCAAACAGAATCACCCACCAAATTACCTGTAGACGACACCAGCTGCAAAATCCCAACCACCACCATTTCCATCATCACCAGCAGAGATGACTGGTCACCCCAAGTTGATGGCATTGAGGTTGTACTGCCACATTCTTCAACTGCAGAGCCTCCATCACAGAAAGTTGTTGATGCTTATATTCATGGCATTCTTTATGGCCCCTCTACAAGAAAGAGACTGCCGGTGTTTGCTGAAATTTGCTCAGAGTAG
- the LOC142642540 gene encoding 15-cis-phytoene desaturase, chloroplastic/chromoplastic — protein MTLFLSLPQLSPQNIHIHAHTHHHRSIRLKPQASLPLSSNPPQSNQSSSYSKTGVIVIGAGLAGLAAATHLSSQNIPFLLLEASDAVGGRVRTDFLDGFLLDRGFQIFITAYPEAQKLLNYQALNLQKFYSGAQVYYDGKLHTVANPLRHFWDSLNSLQNPIGSLLDKLLIASNIIRVLTKSDEEIITSNEIPTIDLLRKTGFSDSIVGRFFRPFFGGIFFDKELETSSRLFDFIFKCLALGDNALPANGIAAIPQQLGDKLPPGSILFNSKVVSIDFDGVESESPPSLRLENGDVLRSELGVIVAVEEPEARKLLRETKPNPKPVRTTVCLYFSTDRTQVPVREPVLFLNGSGKGIVNNMFFATNVAPSYGPADKALISVSLIGMFEDMSDDDLTAEVVRELSGWFGEPIVRLWKHLRTYRIGYAQPNQCPPTNLMKNPRVGSGVYVCGDYLISATFDGALVSGRRAVEALLRDRVSTSVS, from the coding sequence ATGACTCTATTCCTCTCTTTGCCTCAACTCTCACCCCAAAACATCCACATCCACGCCCACACTCACCATCACCGTAGCATCCGACTCAAACCCCAAGCATCACTGCCACTCTCTTCCAATCCCCCACAATCCAACCAATCCTCATCTTACTCCAAAACCGGTGTCATAGTCATCGGTGCCGGCCTCGCGGGTCTTGCCGCCGCCACTCACCTCAGCTCCCAGAACATTCCTTTCCTCCTCCTCGAAGCCTCCGACGCCGTCGGCGGCCGTGTCAGAACCGACTTCCTTGACGGCTTTCTTTTAGACCGGGGCTTCCAAATCTTCATCACTGCTTACCCTGAAGCCCAAAAGCTCCTCAACTACCAAGCCTTAAACCTCCAAAAGTTCTATTCAGGCGCTCAAGTTTATTACGACGGAAAACTCCACACCGTTGCAAATCCTCTACGCCATTTCTGGGACTCCCTAAACTCCCTCCAAAACCCAATAGGATCACTTCTCGATAAGCTTCTTATTGCATCGAATATAATTCGTGTTCTCACCAAATCTGACGAGGAAATTATCACCTCAAACGAAATTCCCACCATTGATTTGTTGAGGAAAACCGGGTTCTCGGACTCCATTGTCGGTAGGTTCTTTAGGCCTTTCTTTGGTGGGATTTTCTTCGACAAAGAGCTCGAAACCTCGTCGAGGCTGTTCGATTTTATCTTCAAATGTCTTGCTCTCGGTGACAATGCTCTTCCCGCCAATGGCATTGCCGCAATTCCACAACAATTAGGGGACAAATTGCCACCCGGTTCCATCTTGTTCAATTCTAAGGTTGTTTCGATCGATTTCGATGGAGTCGAATCCGAATCGCCGCCGAGTTTGAGGTTAGAAAACGGTGACGTTTTGAGGAGCGAACTTGGTGTCATAGTTGCCGTTGAAGAACCCGAAGCTCGTAAGCTTTTGCGAGAGACAAAGCCAAACCCAAAACCAGTTCGAACCACGGTTTGTTTGTATTTCAGCACGGATCGGACCCAAGTCCCGGTTCGTGAACCCGTATTGTTTCTAAACGGGTCGGGTAAGGGGATTGTGAATAACATGTTCTTTGCAACTAATGTGGCTCCTTCATATGGCCCAGCAGACAAGGCCTTAATATCGGTGTCGTTGATTGGGATGTTTGAGGATATGTCCGATGATGATCTGACGGCTGAGGTTGTTCGAGAGCTTTCGGGTTGGTTTGGGGAGCCAATAGTGAGGTTGTGGAAGCATTTGAGAACGTATCGGATCGGGTATGCACAACCGAATCAATGTCCACCAACGAATTTGATGAAAAATCCAAGAGTTGGGTcgggtgtgtatgtgtgtggtGATTATTTGATTTCGGCTACATTTGATGGCGCTTTGGTTTCTGGGAGGAGAGCAGTTGAAGCTTTGCTTAGAGATAGGGTATCCACTTCAGTTTCATAA